The genomic DNA GCAGAAATTCAATGGCTCTATTACTTGCTATATATTACTATACTACTTCTACTGGTGCTTGCTGCAGTTATATTAATAGTTCGTATATAGATGatgaatgatgaagaagatgatgataatagaccatatatattttttgcttCCAATTTTATAAAGTGTTATAATTATATCCAATATAAGAAACTAAAATTTGCCTacaaaataattgttgttaAATAATTGAACCTAGTTTAAAGTACAAGTGAATATGAAAATGGATTAATTTGATTCTAAAATagtattcattatttattttcaatataaataagactattttaaaaaaaagtgatattTATGGGGATTGTTTAGTgcataaatatgtaaaatagaaatatttttttataaaaataaagtaatatttaaaaatgttaaggTTATGCAATTTACTAATATTTGTCATTCATATAACATAAACCAACAACATATTCGgaacttataataaaaacacgaacctataataaaattaatttttttaatatatatcaaaagttGGGGGtgatttaatgataaataatattttttttttatcaaacattaattttcatttataataaaatgataaaaaataattaaaaaaataataagccAAAATTGTCAAACACCTAACCTCAAAGAGGCTAAaataacatacaaaaaaaaatgacccAGATAAAATCTATGAATGAAAAACAAACTTCTtcacccaatttttttttctaaaaaaatgtcTCCAAcattaaaagtaataaaaaaataaaaattgagaaccaaaagaaagaaaaataaataaataggcctacaattgaaaataataataataataacaatcatGAGAACAGgctagaaaaaaaattaattataacttgcaattttgaatatttcttaaaattaatattttaaaatttgaagtgAATTAAAGTGGGTTTATGCTGGGATCTTGTACTAATCTTCTcaatttccatttaattaactATGGTTAAtaaaaactagcatttagcccgtgcatttgcacgagtaataatataaaaatcgtgaaaaaaaattacgaataacattttttattttatttttaaccgttttaagtttatgggtgagtcaacccacaatccgacccaaatatccatttactcaacatcattatatattacattatatattagttagttaaaaagttgaacttatattaatattaaaacgtcccgcgtttatcaaatttggtgttgaatttaaaatataaagtttttgtagcctagttggttaaagagttgttcTACTGGTGCTTGCTGCAGTTATATTAATAGTTCGTATATAGATGatgaatgatgaagaagatgatgataatagactatatatattttttgcttCCAATTTTATAAAGTGTTATAATTATATCCAATATAAGAAACTAAAATTTGCCTacaaaataattgttgttaAATAATTGAACCTAGTTTAAAGTACAAGTGAATATGAAAATGGATTAATTTGATTCTAAAATagtattcattatttattttcaatataaataagactattttaaaaaaatgtgatatttaTGGGGATTGTTTAGTgcataaatatgtaaaatagaaatatttttttataaaaataaagtaatatttaaaaatgttaaggTTATGCAATTTACTAATATTTGTCATTCATATAACATAAACCAACAACATATTCGgaacttataataaaaacacgaacctataataaaattaatttttttaatatatatcaaaagttGGGGGtgatttaatgataaataatatttttttttatcaaacattaattttcatttataataaaatgataaaaaataattaaaaaaataataagccAAAATTGTCAAACACCTAACCTCAAAGAGGCTAAaataacatacaaaaaaaatgacCCAGATAAAATCTATGAATGAAAAACAAACTTCTtcacccaatttttttttctaaaaaaatgtcTCCAAcattaaaagtaataaaaaaataaaaattgagaaccaaaagaaagaaaaataaataaataggcctacaattgaaaataataataataataacaatcatGAGAACAGgctagaaaaaaaattaattataacttgcaattttgaatatttcttaaaattaatattttaaaatttgaagtgAATTAAAGTGGGTTTATGCTGGGATCTTGTACTAATCTTCTcaatttccatttaattaactATGGTTAAtaaaaactagcatttagcccgtgcatttgcacgagtaataatataaaaatcgtgaaaaaaaattacgaataacattttttattttatttttaaccgttttaagtttatgggtgagtcaacccacaatccgacccaaatatccatttactcaacatcattatatattacattatatattagttagttaaaaagttgaacttatattaatattaaaacgtcccgcgtttatcaaatttggtgttgaatttaaaatataaagtctttgtagcctagttggttaaagagttgtacttgttttgttaggttgcaagttcgaaacatatctctagcatttttaattttatttttaaccgttttaaatttaaaaacgggtcaacccacaattcgacccaagtatccaaattaaccacagctctcgacccggcaatccggacactttaaaaattaagcatcattatatatatatagattagttagttaaaaagttgaacttatattaatattaaaacgtcccgcgtttatcaaatttggtgttgaatttaaaatataaagtctttgtagcctagttggttaaagagttgtacttgttttgttaggttgcaagttcgaaacatatctctagcatttttaattttatttttaaccgttttaaatttaaaaacgggtcaacccacaatccgacccaagtatccaaattaaccacagctctcgacccggcaatccggacactttaaaaattaagcatcattatatatatatatatatagataatagaTAGAAATTGGTttgactaataaaaataaatttttagaaaataactgAAAACCTTCTTCTGTTGTCAAATAAAAATCCGCCGCTTGCACTGTTGCAATAGCAAAGCAAAAATGGCGATCCGATCGCCGACTTTCTTCGTCAAGAAAGCAGTCGCTTCATCGTCCCTTTCGACATTCTACGTTTTCACTCGAGCTTATTCATCGACAGAGGATCCAATAACCGGCGCCGACAAGCTGTCTCTGCCCGAAGGACTCAAACGAGAGCTGATGCCGCGGCACGTCGCCGTCATCATGGACGGGAACTCGAGGTGGGCAAAGCAGAGAGGACAGCCGCAGGTTTTCGGCCATGAGGCCGGTATAAAATCTGTAACAGACCTCACAGACCTATCTTGCAAATGGGGGATTTCTGTCCTCTCTGTTTACGCCTTCTCCTACGAGAACTGGAAGCGCTCAAAggtttatcttttaaaaattcccctctcctttctctcttcaTTACTTTTCTAACAACCTAGTTTGCGTTCTTACTATTCAGGAGGAGACTGATTTCTTGATGATGCTGATTGACAGATGGCTAAGATCAGAATTGGAGAACTATATAAGGTGTGTGTTTTAATATagacattgttttttttttcaattaacaAAACTGAAGATTCTGAGGAAGAAGATGCCCGAATGGTTAATTAAGACACTTTTGCAGAAAGGGTATTCGTTTTTCCATGATTGGTGACCTTTCAAGCCTGCCCAAGTTTCTGCAAGACACAATTGCAAAAGTAGAAGAATCTACAAGGGCTAATTCAAGACTCCATCTTGTAGCTGCAATAAGTTACAGCGGACGTCGTGACCTCCTAAAGGCATGCAAGAACATAGCAGAGAAGGTAAGGGCCAAGTCAATGGAACCCGAAGACATAAACGAGAGCTTGATCGACCAGGAATTGTCGACCAACTGTACACTTTACCCAAACCCGGATCTTCTCATAAGAACAAGTGGGGAACTCAGACTAAGCAACTTCTTCTTGTGGCAGTTGGCCTATTCTGAGCTCTTCTTCTCCGATGCACTGTGGCCTGATTTTGGAGAAGAGGATTTCTTAAAGGCCTTGAGATCCTACCAACACAGACAAAGGCGTTATGGTGAACGAGTTCAATAAAGCATAtcttattagttaatttattggTGGTAAATTCAATAGAAACTTTGGAGAAATCTGAAGATGATTTCTTGCTCTGCTCTGCTCTGCGGGACTTAATTAAGAAGATGGGTTATGTTAAAAATGAAGACTacaattattattcttttagtTAAACAATAAACTGCAAAAACGACCACCCCTCACGTCTTAAGAAGATGCCCTCCCAACATTTTCTCAGCatatctctctctttctctgtCCATCCCCTATCGCCACAATTGCGGGATCTACCAACATTGTCAGCCAATCAAAGCTTTCCAAATAAAACCCATCATCTTCATCGGCTTTCATTTGCAATTCCAGGTAATCCTACTTCTCTCTTCAATTTCTTCGCCTTTTCTTTTCTGGGTTGaatcagaaaaataaaaagaagaagaagaagaagctaagCATGGATCACATTAAAGGAGAAATTCAGCTTTGCATAAGCAAAATTGTAAACATTACCATATTACATTGTTCTCTTCTCTCAACGGAACATCCCATTCTTTGTGGCACTTCCTTATTCCTCCTACTTGTATACGTCTTTCTTCCTTCCCTTTTCTATTTCTTACTTTACTCTTTCCCCATTGTCGTCATCATCACCGTCGCTGTTAAATTTGCTATCGATCATCGCCCctgtaacaaaaaaaacatcaaacaagaaGAACAGATCAGTACCCAAACCACTACTACTCCCGCGCTTCAGGCTAGAACCAAGTCCTTCAATAGGGCTCACTCGGTTAGACGACGCAGGGAGCAGCAGAGTAAGGTAGAAGAAAAAGACATGGTCTCTTCGATGCAAGGAGCATCAGATATATTGGTTGATAAGGCTGCCCTAATTGAGGACAACCCGAAAGATATCCAAGAGGTGAAAGTAGACGACAATGCCAACAACAATCGTATTGAGGGCTCGCCAGCTGTTGTTTCGGAGAGGGTagtgaaaaatgagaagaaaggTTCATTCAAAGGAGGATATCATGATGGGAGAAGTTCGGatgaagatcaagaagaagaaaagaaagccCTAGAATGGACGGAAGATGATCAAAGGAACCTAACAGATCTCGGGCTTTCAGAGATTGAAAGAAACAAAAGACTGGAGAGTTTAATAGCAAAGAGAATGGCTAGAAAGTTGTTAAGCATTCAAGTCCGTAAAACACTTATGAATATGGGGAACAACAAGCATCCTCATATTTCTTCAATTCTAGTACCAAAGGCCAATTCCGATTCTCAAATATCTCCCGTACCCGGTTCTGCCCCTTCAGTTCTTTTGCCAAATCGAAACCCCTTTGACCTTCCTTACGATTCGCATGAAGAAAAACCCAACCTAACCGGGGATGGCTTGCCAGAAGAGTTGGTCACGAACCAACCACCCAAGGACTTGATGTTCTGCCGGCACGTTAGCTTCAGCCAGGGGGTCCATTTCCCTTGCCCTGAAGAATTTGATAAAGACCGACCCGCCCCTTTCAATTTTGCAGACAAGCAAAGCATTCGGAGCATACCAGAATTCTCACGGTTAAGAAAGGAACCAGGTAATTTTAACCCCATTTTGTTTCATTTCCATTTCCAGTCTGATCTCTTTTGATAGTATTTAACATTTCCTTTGCTGTAATTGTAAAGAAAACAAAAGGGACCCAAATTTATCACCCAAAAAAGCTTCATCAAGAACTGGAGAAGGACTCCTTTACACAAACAAGAGAGTAATTCATACGCCAAGAAATTCTATAGATTCAGATATGCTTGTGGAGATGTCTGAGACGGCATCCCAGTTAGATTCAGCCTCCCTTGGGTTAGAGGATGACTTGGGCATTGCAAAACCATGGGCAGCCTCATCTCATCTTGCCGGGGTGGAAGAGAATGAATCAAGATCACGGGAAGTTCATGAAGTTAGTGAAAAAGATGTTATAGCCGTCGGATTTGCAAGACTCAATCCCATATGTGATGATCATGTCTCATTAAACGAGATGATAGATGAGCCCGAGCCTGGTTTGGTAGCAGAACCGCCTGGTTTGGTAGCAGAACCGCCTGCTTTGTATCCGAATGATGACAGGTTAGTCGAGGCTAGTGGATCACATTCAACACACAACAACAATATCAACATCATCGAAGAACCTGGTGACCAAGAACAGGTCAGTGAACCATTTTACGACAAagcaaaataaacaaaacaagcTAAAGGGTGTGATAACTTCCCAAAGATCATTGAACCATTTCCTATCTCTTTTGTATTTTCTGAAATTTCCCTCCAACTCTTTCCTTGTATATTCTTAGGAAAAATCAAGTCCTACTACAACGGAGAAGAACATTATGAATGATGTACCTGCAAATGACAATGATATCTTGgattttatcaaacaaacataTGGCGAAGGGAACTCAAATGGGCAAAGGTCTGCTCCCAGTGATGAAAATCATATGATTGCTGCTCCTAATGATGAAAATCAAACTAATGCTGCTCCCAGTGATGAAAATCATACTAATGTCTCATCTGAAGATATTATTGAAGATAGGCACAATGAATTAATAGACCAAAATGGGCACAACCAGATTGCTGGTTTGTCAGATTTGATTGTTCATAGGAACACCGACCACACAAATGACCAACAACCCATTATAGAATCAAAAGAACGACAGGAAACAATGATTGAAGGGGGGCCTTCAGACTCAAGCTCATCTTCAACTCCCGAATCTCCGTCTACCATGAAAGGCGAAACCGGTCAATTTGACGCGAATGAAGGAAATTCAGAGACAGTTGCATATGCAGGCCCATTAGACAGCGATGATGAGGCGGGTCCATCAAACGCGGTTCAAGAAACAGACACTGGTCCACCCTTTGGAAGTTCATCTCTATCTCCAAAATCTGTCCTGCAGAAGAAATTCTCAATGGCTTCAATTTCAAGCTCTGATCAGATCAACATGGAAACCCCACAACCTGAACAACAAAATGAAGATGTTATCAGTGTTTCACCATCATCTCAACATGACATCCAAACTATTCAACATGTAagtaaacatatattattatccCACAAACAAACAACTCTATAGAACTACTaataatgtttttgttgttgtttccaTTAGGAACCATCTACTCATATCGAAACAAGACAAATTCCTTTAGAGGAAACAATGTCCAGCTCTACTGCCGACCCTGAAAGCGTCATTATAGGACCGACACAGACCCAAACTGTCGATGGCTTGAAAAATGAAGGAGAGGTAGGAATTTGTCTAATATGAATCACATACCAAAATAAGACAATATATGATAAGAAATTTTCCCCTTCTTTTAGGGAAGTCATAATGAAACTGTAAAGTTGGACGACAATGAAGAAAGAAACCAGGAGGCAACCGAATCAGTCGAAGTTGACAAAGACAAATCTAAGGAAACGTCAGAAGTGAAGCCTGTGGAAGAGTTAACATATAAGAATGAAGATGTAAATGTCATAAATGGAAGTTGAGAGGCTGGAATGAAACATCAACTGGCtttagttagttttttttttacaccAATATTTTCTATTCTCATTATTGTTGTTTCCTGCCCAACAAATCAGGCAGCACCATCATCAGAGTTATTTAGAAATAGTATAAAGTAGTTAACACTCCCCAATTAAATTTCCATCTTCAAACATAATTGAACACCATATATTTCAGTGAATGAAGTCATGAAACTAGGCTTATATCAAAACagtttaatatgttaaatcTGAATTCAATCaaactgaaaaaaaaacaatagatGATATTTAAGCTGCGGATTGAAGGTAAATGAGGGTCAAATTCAATATACCATTTTCGATAAAATAGTGAAAATGTAGCCTTGTCAAGAACATATGGGCTATTTTACAGAACATTTGTCGCCGATTTCTAGGTCAAATAGATTGAATAAAGTTCTAAACAGTATCACAGACAATTTGAAACTGATTCCTACTGATTCCTCTCATCATCATCTAGTGGACGAtctgaaaagaaataaatataagaatttttgGACGAtctgaaaagaaataaatataagaattttcGAAGGAAAAAATTATTGGTACAATCGTTTCAAAAAATTCATGTTACATGCATTCGTTTCAATTCAATAAATGGGACTTGTATTATTAGAGAATTTTGTAGATTTTATTggcatttaaaattcttatttattttattattattattttatttttctctctttttgaacCCATCTTACTCTAAACAATGTTGACATTAAAAAAAGAGTGAAAAAgactattaattataaaaattgtcattcatttttcaatataaattaagaaaggAGTAATATGAGAGGAAATTTGGAAGAAAGAATACGACAAAAGAGAATAATGTGTCACTATATTACTGGTcagacaaaaatataaaaaattaaattttccaAATTTCCTATAATCATTTCtggtaaattaattttatagaaCAATATTATCCATTTATACCATAAAAATTgcaaaaagttaattattatatcatagtcaatttaaataaacagttaaattaacttataattatattaatttattatattttggcGCTTAAAGGCCCTGATATCTCCGCTCACTGTTCTCAATTCCCTTTCAGTTAGCAGTAGATGATAGGGCCACAGTCCACACCTTTTGCTGCATATTTTGTCTCTCTTCTTCCGTGGAGAAAATCAACAACATGAACTGCATTTACAAGGATCCTAATCAACCGATCGAAGAGAGAGTCAAAGACTTGCTTTCCCGAATGACTCTTAGGGAGAAGATTGGCCAAATGTGTCAGATTGAGAGAAGAGCCGTCGCTTCTCACGACATCATCAGAGACTTCGGGATCGGTATTactctttctctcttttgttCTCTTAATCTTCCTGGAATGACCATACCGTGAAGTTCTGAGCGTCTTCTGTGTAAATTTTGTCCTGCTTTGCAATTGCAGGAAGCATACTCAGTGCTGGTGGAAGTGGACCGTCCACGCAAGCTCGACCATCGGATTGGGCGGATATGGTGGACGGATTTCAGAAAGCTGCACTACAGACGAGATTTGGCATCCCGCTCATCTACGGAATCGACGCAGTCCACGGCCACAACACTGTCTATGGAGCAACTATATTTCCTCACAATATCGGCATTGGAGCCACCAGGTTAAcactttctttcttctctccaTCTCTCTCTCTCCGATTGATATGAAAACGATTACCTAACTCGTGTTTCTATGATGCTGGTAGAGACGCAGATTTGGCACTAAAGATTGGTGCTATTACTGCTTTGGAAGTTAGAGCTACTGGAATTCAGTTCGTGTTTGCTCCTTGTGTCGCAGTAAGAGTATTAAATCTTATATTTCGGTGTTGTTTTGTCTCTCTTTTACTAAATCTTGTAATCTTATCTCAATCTTGAATTCGATATAACAGGTTGCCTAATTGATAACATAGAGCATAGAGGTTAATGAAACCGAATTTAATATTACTAAGAAATCAAAGATGCTAATTATGTATTTCTCTGTTTAGTATAAATTTCTGTTAGTACAAATTTCTGTTACAAAAGAGAATATCTTACCACTCCAATCTTTAACCATGCTTCTCATTTTACAATGTTGTGTGGACTATTTATCACCTCAAGCACTACAACTAGCCAACCATGCAGTTCTGCTTGTCGGACAAAGCTAGAATCTCATCCCATGCATTCCCATTTGTAGCAGGCTATTGATGGAGCTCCACCTATGAAGAATATGTATAGAACAGAAATTGCCTTAATTAATAAAGGCTAccaaataacaataatttcaGTAATAATGCATGGAAGATGTGGTGTGTCACCTTAAGTTGGTATTTTGGTTACTCTTACCTGAATTTGATATAGTGCTCCTTTTCAAATAGTTTCCCTTTCTTTATCCTGTAGAAGTTAGACTCAACAGGACTGATGATAATTAGTGAAACTGATTTGTTGACTATACTAGAGATCAAATTATCCAAGTCACCTCCATGGAGCCTTTTCCACCTCTCAGATTTTGCACACCTCTATCTAAAAGTAGAAACAAAAGAAATCCATATTCCGTTAAGTGAGCTTTGACTAAGGTCTAAGTGCAGAACCTAAATAAATGTCAGTATTCAGCCCATTTCCTTGTAGTTCAATCCTGTCCACTGTCTGTTGGTGTATCTGATTATTTTCCTACTGctctttttcattattttctttcattcctGTAGTATTAACATGCATGTCATTTTGTACATGATAGGTATGTAGGGATCCTCGATGGGGAAGAGCCTTTGAAAGCTACAGTGAAGACACTGAAGTTGTTAGACAGATGACTTCGACATTGTTGGGTTTGCAGGGGAAGCCACCACAAAACCATCCAAAGGGTTTTCCTTTTGTTGCTGGGAGGTAAAAGAACGAAAACATTACTTTTTCGCATAAAATGATATCTTTTATTGTATcgttattttttcattaattgagTTGTGTCTGCTTTTATGTAACTGGTTGAAAAATATGTCTTTGGCCAATCCTTATAAATAAAGAGGAGCAATATGCTGTCCATGTGGAGAGAGATTTGTGTTATTTAGCCAAGCTCTCTGCTCTGCTCTGTTAAAACTTAAGGCACTTAATACTGTGTTAAAAgggaaattatatatattttgtagctTCAGAGAATTTTCAGAATGAGAAATATGTTTTCTAAACATGAGCATCCCTTGTTTTGGTTGTGCAAGGATGTATAAACAAGCTAagtttattattcttttttttttgcttgCATGCTATCGTGCACCAATCTTGTCACATTGAGCATGTTTTCATTGACAATATACATACTTTTGTCCCATTTTAAGTGCCAAATtagatttcattttattatttttaacattatagGCTACCATCATTTAAAACTATTAGAAAATGCTCTCATCTGGAAAGTTAATTGGATGTGCATTTAAAATGTATTGCAATGATAAGTGAGGGTAAATCtgatgtaaatttattttttattttttatactgaaagaaataatttattacaagTTTCAAcgtattgttaaaatattttgtacatAGTGAAAATAAGGTTATTCAAAAATACATGTGAACTGCCCCCATCAAGAAGCCTTGGCCCTTGGACTGGCTTGATCAAACAACTTTTCATCAACTTTACTTCTTTTATATGTCATTAGCTCACTTGGGTTCCAATCTCCTTTCCTTACCATCTTATTGCACTGTCTTCTATTTAAGATAATTACCAGCTGAAGTTGCTTATATCTATCTCGTCCAAATGCCGATTTTGTGGGGTTTCTTTTATCCAGAACTAATGTAATCGCTTGTGCCAAGCATTTTGTTGGTGATGGGGGCACTGAAAATGGTATAAACGAGGGGAACACAGTTGCAACATATGATGACTTGGAATGTATCCACATGGCCCCTTATGTGGATTGTATTTCGCAAGGAGTTTGCACTGTTATGGCATCTTACTCCAGCTGGAATGGGAGCAGACTGCACTCCAATCACTTTCTTCTAACTGAGATTTTGAAAGATAAACTGGGATTTAAGGTTAGCTAATGTAAAGGTTCTCTAAGTAAAAATGGGACAATTCACTCCACATGCTAACATTTGAAATATTGTAGAATAGGTTCCTTTCACTTAAATGCTTTGCCTCTAGTATTATTTCCAGATGAGGTGGCATCTAGCTGTTATTGTGATATCCTCAGTGTCTGAATGCATAAATAGAAAGCTACAAATTGTATGTAATTAAAAGTTATAAGTAAATTTCCTATCTTAATGACCTAATTGTTTTCCAATA from Impatiens glandulifera chromosome 9, dImpGla2.1, whole genome shotgun sequence includes the following:
- the LOC124915289 gene encoding cis-prenyltransferase 4, chloroplastic-like; translation: MAIRSPTFFVKKAVASSSLSTFYVFTRAYSSTEDPITGADKLSLPEGLKRELMPRHVAVIMDGNSRWAKQRGQPQVFGHEAGIKSVTDLTDLSCKWGISVLSVYAFSYENWKRSKEETDFLMMLIDRWLRSELENYIRKGIRFSMIGDLSSLPKFLQDTIAKVEESTRANSRLHLVAAISYSGRRDLLKACKNIAEKVRAKSMEPEDINESLIDQELSTNCTLYPNPDLLIRTSGELRLSNFFLWQLAYSELFFSDALWPDFGEEDFLKALRSYQHRQRRYGERVQ
- the LOC124915287 gene encoding uncharacterized protein LOC124915287; this translates as MDHIKGEIQLCISKIVNITILHCSLLSTEHPILCGTSLFLLLVYVFLPSLFYFLLYSFPIVVIITVAVKFAIDHRPCNKKNIKQEEQISTQTTTTPALQARTKSFNRAHSVRRRREQQSKVEEKDMVSSMQGASDILVDKAALIEDNPKDIQEVKVDDNANNNRIEGSPAVVSERVVKNEKKGSFKGGYHDGRSSDEDQEEEKKALEWTEDDQRNLTDLGLSEIERNKRLESLIAKRMARKLLSIQVRKTLMNMGNNKHPHISSILVPKANSDSQISPVPGSAPSVLLPNRNPFDLPYDSHEEKPNLTGDGLPEELVTNQPPKDLMFCRHVSFSQGVHFPCPEEFDKDRPAPFNFADKQSIRSIPEFSRLRKEPENKRDPNLSPKKASSRTGEGLLYTNKRVIHTPRNSIDSDMLVEMSETASQLDSASLGLEDDLGIAKPWAASSHLAGVEENESRSREVHEVSEKDVIAVGFARLNPICDDHVSLNEMIDEPEPGLVAEPPGLVAEPPALYPNDDRLVEASGSHSTHNNNINIIEEPGDQEQEKSSPTTTEKNIMNDVPANDNDILDFIKQTYGEGNSNGQRSAPSDENHMIAAPNDENQTNAAPSDENHTNVSSEDIIEDRHNELIDQNGHNQIAGLSDLIVHRNTDHTNDQQPIIESKERQETMIEGGPSDSSSSSTPESPSTMKGETGQFDANEGNSETVAYAGPLDSDDEAGPSNAVQETDTGPPFGSSSLSPKSVLQKKFSMASISSSDQINMETPQPEQQNEDVISVSPSSQHDIQTIQHEPSTHIETRQIPLEETMSSSTADPESVIIGPTQTQTVDGLKNEGEGSHNETVKLDDNEERNQEATESVEVDKDKSKETSEVKPVEELTYKNEDVNVINGS